In the genome of Phragmites australis chromosome 9, lpPhrAust1.1, whole genome shotgun sequence, the window GACTGGGACGGTGGACCGACGTCGTGGATTGGGTCCACTGGTCCATGGTagaccgaaggggtatgggtTTGGccgatctaatctgggccgtcgGCGGATGATCTAACGGCTCACGGCGGTTGGGGAGAGATTAGCGGCTGACGGCGACAGAGAAGCTACGGCGCCGCCTCGGGCATGGCCGGAGCATCGCCGGCTCAGCGCGGAAACGAGCTACGGTCTACCAAACACGACGGGAAATCACCGGCTCAGTGCCGAAGAGGTGATCAATTGGCCACGGGATGCAGCGGGTAAGGCTATCGACGGCAAGGTGGCGGCGGAACTTACCAACGCTCGACAGGAAGGTTCGTGCGGCGGCGGAACGGCATCAATAAGCGGCAAAACAGGGTCCCCGTGCTTCAGCGAAGCTGATGGCGGTCTCAAGTGTGCCGGGGAGGGCTCAAACGGGGCAGAACGACGCTCGGCGAGCTTGCCGAcggcaatggcggctcggcAATGGGTGAGGGAGTGcgagatggggggggggggggcgcgaAGGCTGCAAGAGCATCTTATAGCGCAGCAGGGAGTACAGGCCATTGCGGGGTCGTGGGCGCGGAATCGGGGGCGTGCGCTGGCGAAATCGGGCGACGCGGTGCAGTGGTTACGGACGCGAGCGCGGGCGCGGGCACGAGCGTGATGCTAAAGAAGGTGCTGACAGGCGGGGCCCGGCTGTCAGAGAGGGGGGGGGACGGGCTGGGTTGCGCTGGGCCGGGACCAAAAAACGGGCATCACAGGAGGAGTGCACAAGCAGccgctaatttttttaaaaaaattgtgataGTGGGGCTACTGCTGTGTGGTTGAGAGGTAAATTCACTTGGCAGAATTTGGTATCAGCTATCTATCTGTTTCCAATATGCTTGAGAGTTATGCGAGGATTTGGAGACAAAATTATCCCTATTGCATTCCAGTTGTTAGGTGAAAAATGAACTGTGAAAATCACATGAAATGCACAACCTCCACAGTAAATGACTGTAGTTCAATAAGAAATAAGTGATCGACTAGTCCTGGTTTCCAATATTGGCTTTCAAAGGAAATGGCTTATGTGCAGTTTCATATCAAATGGCATACTGATATTGGCATATTGCATATTCGTATGCTTGCTGTCGAGACAGTACTTCCAAATGTCTGCATATGCACAATGTTTAGTACCTAAACAGTGCGCTTCATCACTCCAAAAGCACAATGTTATTAATACGCACAATCACACATCTACCTGATACGCACAATCATTGTTAGTTCCCACCCAATCCAATAACTgctttcatctttttttttcgtttttttttggaagaaaatTGCTTGTGGTTTCATTTTTCAACACTATCTCTGTCGTCtttcttctcatccagctgGGTATTTGCATCCGCGTGTTCGGTCTTCATCACATTGGCATCTTTCATTTTTGACTTCAGGAGATCGACAAGATCATGGAGCGCAACATTGGTGTCATCATTCCTCATCAGAACCTCGGCAACCTCTGCGGGTGTCACCGTGACCTCTTTGATCAGCTTCTCAATCTCTGGATATGTGACATGGTAGTCGATAGAATGATAATTGTTGGCAAGGATCCGGAAAGACTCTGGGGTGCAGTACCCCATGTTGATGTGCATGTCCATCCTTCCAGGCCGCAGTAGTGCTGGGTCGAGCCGCTCCTTGTAATTGGTCGTGAAGACGATAATCCTTTCCTCCCCACTTGTTGACCAGAGCCCATCAACGAAGTTGAGCAGTCCGGACAGTGTTATCTGTACAGAACATCCAAATTATAATCAGCACGGTTGAGGAAGTTGTGAAATCAAGAAGAGAAGAGGTTTGTACATATTGTGTATTCTGACTCCAAAGATACTCACTTTTTCTTCTCCCTTgttttcttgtgtagaattcGACTTGTCATGCGCCTCACCTTCCTCCCGTTGTTTCAGTTCGATGGTGCAGTCAATATCTTCAACCACAAGAATGGATCGGTTGCTCTGGCCAACAAGAAGTCTCCTGAGGTCTGAGTTGGAGCGGACCTCAGCTAGCTCGAGATCATATATGTCAAACCTGAGATGGTTGGCCATTGCCGCGATCAGGCTGGACTTGCCGGTCCCAGGTGGACCATACAGCAGGTACCCCCGCTTCCATGCCTTGCCAATCCTCTTATAGTAATCCTTTCTCTTGATGAACCTGTTAAGGTCGTCAATGATGGACTGTTTCAGCTTCTGGTCCATGGCAAGCGTGTCAAATGTAGATGGGTGGTGGAGGTCAATTGGAGACCACTCTGAGTATTCGGTCATGAATATCCTGAGAGTTCTTTCCTGATCTTTTATGGCCTTTGCTGTGGCCAGAATGAATGGGAGGTATGACTGGAGGGCTTTCTCCTTGTGCTTCTTGTGGAAGCTCACCTCAAAGGAGCGGACCTCGTGCTGACTGCCATTGTTGTTGGAGTCACTTGAGTTGTCATGGCAGATGAGGCACCATTTGAATTCCATGCCATCATACACATCAGTCATCTCCTCGCCCTCCGCCATACTGACCATCATCTTGTCATTTTCGTCCATGCTGCTGACACGCAGGCGCTGCTGCGTGTTGGTATTGATGCGTGTCGCAAGGTAAGTCTTCACGGCGTTGTAGATATGGTTGTTTGTAAAGCCATCGTTCTTCTTCTCGATGATGATCGTGTTCTGCGACGACATGTGAGACCGCAGGTAGCCGAAGCCGGAGAAGAGCATGGCGCGCACCTCATATGGCACCAGCTCGTTCACCACGCTGCGCACCAGCATCAGAGACGCTGCGACGGATGCTGCTGTGGTGATGGCCTTCTTGTAGGACTCCATGGCCTTGTCGTTGGACGCCATGGTGAGCAAATTCCTGCTCCTTTTCTTGTACTCCTTTTGTTTATGGGCTTCTCTCCCCTCgttgttcttgatttttttggatAAAGCTCTTTGTTCTTGATATGGAACAAAGAGTGGTATGAGAAGATGATGCTGAGGATGGAGGGGAGAGGAGTTGGGTGAATTGGCGTTGAATTGAGGTGAAGCTTTGGCTGGGTTTTTTATATGCGTGAGTTGGGAGTGATCAAGTGATTGATGACTTTGTCTAAAAGGAACAGCTCAAATTCCAACTCCCAGCAGTGTGGTCCTAGTCAGAAAAAAATGGCATCGCATTACCATGTACTTTTTCCAGGTTTCGTCTGCGCGTAATAAACCAGCTTTTGCTAGTTGATTCCTTCCAGCATTGATCCTATAGTGAGCattgatccaaatccaaatgtAATTCACCCCAATAAAAAATCCAAATTAATATTGTATTCCATTCTAGACAGACTGCTATCATGTCAGGATGTACATAAAGATATGTAGACAGCTTTTGCCGGTTGATTCCTTCCAGCATTGATCCTATAGTGAACACAACACAGCTTTGAATAATACAGCATCTAATTCAAAGTCATAGTCCACACATACACTTTAATACTTCAACCACCGAATAAAGCGAGAATAGAAAAGTGCCAATGGCATTTGCTTTATTTCCTTGGCATCCAAGCCTCCTCTGAAAAAAGAAAGTTCTTTTTCTTGAGAAACCGTTGCTGACCGGTGTAGTTTAGTGATTTCTTAAAAGAGCGATTGCAAAAGGAGATATaatataggaaaaaaaattctattctttattcatctttgTTTACAATAAAGAATGATGTCTCGTATATATAGTGCTAAAAACTCCTAAGAGGTAGAATCGAATCTTTTAAGAAATCGAGACGGACCTACATTTGGTTGTGATACTCTAGGTTTTCTAACACTCCTCCTTAGGCACTTCTCGCGAaatacatatgtctcatcaaaactctccaaaaactcaatgaaaaaaattaggagaaagagtaTATAGCTCACAGCATGGTCACACgaattgtctcattaaaaactttaacatgagaaacttaaaaaaaactcatttaagtgaaaaagagtacaattcaccaaaaatgcttcatataatcttcatgattaactttggacacttaatcttcttgactaggatttaattcttaatattggtattatgtgaaaattctccccctAAATTATGCAATTCTCTAaacctcatcatcccaatgccacGAACACATCTGTCAAAATTAGATGCggggagagacttagtgaataaatctacaagattttcacatgatttggtatgcattacctttatttcgttcatcttttgcaattcatgagcatagaAGAATTTGGAGTTAATATACTTCGTCAaattgcttttcacatatcccgattgTACATGTACGACACATatagcattatcttcatagataatagtaGGGGTGTTAAtagtgttcaaaccacataactgttggatatgattgatcactcttctaagtcATATGTATTCCCAtgcggcttcatataaagctattattttcgagtggttcgtcgaagtagatacaagactttgctttgacGATTTTCAGAAAATTACAGTTCAACCATATAGGAAAACATAGTCAGTTTATGATTTCACTGTATACGAGTCTAACAAGTACCCAACATCTGTgtatccaaccagacttaggTCCTGATTCTTTCTATAGAACAGTTCTAGATCTTTGCTACTTTGCAAGTAGCACAGAATATCCTTCAAACCCTTCCAATatcttttagtgggctctgcactatatcgtgcaagtaggtttactaCAAACGTTATGTTTGACATAGTGCAATTAGTCAGATACATcagcgcacctattgcactttAAATATGGGAAATTTTGTCCTAATACTTCATCCCCTTCTTCTCTAGtttctatagggatcttgatatGCTTGCAATGATCTTTCGACTACGGAGGTTTTAgcaggaaatgatttttcaaaatcaaaCCGCTCTATCACCTTCTGAGTATAGTTTGATTGATGTACAAAGATTCTATCTGTCACATGCTCTAGTTGTAGGTCCAAGCAAaacttggttttacccaaatctttcattttgaATTTAGACTTAAAGTatgaacttgcttcttctatttcttcttctgtaccgatgatattcagatcatctacatatacaaaTATTATGTAAAATCCATTATGAGACCTTCTTATAAATACATAGGGATAAtctgtgctatttgtgtagcctcgttttctaagaaattcactcaaacgattataccacattctacctgacTATTTCAACCCATATAGCGACTTCTTCAACTGTACGTTATACAAATGTCTATTTACTCTATCCTGATTCAGCAATAGTATTCTTTCAgttaccttcatataaatatccaaatttaggctcccataaagatatatgATCATAGCATCCATTAATTTCATCTTTAACTCCAGTTTGACTGCCATTgaaattaaatatctaaaggtaatgccaccAATCATTGGGGaataaatttttttcataatcaaTGCATgttcgttgagtgaaaccttgtgccactagtcatgctttgtacctcataatttcattcattttattccTCTTACGAATAAAAATCCACCTGTATCCTACTGGcttgatgtggggaggtgtgtgATATACTGGTCTaaaaatctctcttttgttcagagACAACAGGTCAACTGTTATTGACTTCTACCAGTCTTCCTAATCtaacctcattctacattccaTGAGCGATGTAGGCTCAGAGTCATGATCTATAATTGTGGTAATTTTGTTTacgaagtatgtgtcgactattATGGTTATTCTATTCTAGAattcccctgaattcacatagtttattgctatttcatcattgGCTGCACTTTCAAGTGCTTCTttatcttgctcttcataatttcctACTGTTGGAGtaaggtcctttagtttaccagcgttaATTTCAGCGCGTgcatttttgttggtttcttctTGTGTGAGAAGATTCAAATCCGGTATGCCTACTTCCTGAGGGTTCACTTTTTCCTTTGGGACACTCTTGTGATCGGCTGTGGTAAACTCCTATTTTTCATTTTCGTCAGACGTCTTTTGCTATTTTGGACTTGAGAAActgaatttcttgtccttttattgttttttagagctcctaggacaagatgagagGTACTTTTTTTAgtacttccaccctctctgGTGCATTACGTGTAGGTACATGtaacttagtcacgctcttcaaatcacaaaaatgatcacacagattgtttgctaatttctgcaaatcaGACatattgtttgctaatttctgcaaatcaatgattttctgtacttcatcatttgtttcactagtgcgaggatcatgtgaTGTAATTCTTTCAGGctgccatataatttcccgACATTCTTCATCTAAGGGtatttttttcctctaatgacgaaaaattattttcatcaaaaatataGCCAGCAAATCAAGCTGTATGCAGATTTTCAGTTAtttctaaatatcggattatagatgcagtctcataaccgacatatattTCAACTTTCAGCAAAGGTCCCATAGTAGTTCGTTGTGGCggcggtattggcacataaatcatacatccaaatttgtgtAAATGGGAAATCTTCGTAATTAcccccttgcactagttgcatacgTGAATGAATATTGTAtgaggatggtctataattaatgagggatgccgcatgtaagactgcatgttcccaacatgtagcatgcaaattacagtgctgcaacaacGATCTAGCgatgaactttattctctttatcagcGCTTCGCTAGACCATTCTGAGTGTTGATATGCGGTatagaatgttcaactttaattctcataccaatgcaataatcatcgaacgctttagaagtaaattctccagcgttgtctattctaatggatttcactCGATGATTCGAAAAACTATTCCtaatttgtatgatctgcgatATCAACTTTGCAAATGTGTGAttgcgggtagataatagacatatatgcgaccacttcgagaatgcatctattaataccataaagtactgAAACGGGCAAAAGGAGATATAATATAGGGGAAAGtttgtctattctttattcatctctGCTTATAATGAAGGGTGTTGTCTCGTATATATAGTGTCAAAAACCCCTAAGAGATATAATCGAATCTTTCGAGAGATCAAGACGGGTCCACGTTCAGTTGTGAAACTCTAGGTTTTCTAACACTTTTTTGCAGAGTTCTATGCGCTGCAAATTTGGTCCTCCTAACAAAGCAGGAAGCTTGTCCCGACAACACCGCCCCAGGTCATCCTCCATGTCTCTGTTTACTTCCATGCCCGTATTTGGCTACCAAATTGCGTTGCGTGCTGACGTTCATCGGAGTCGGATTGGAAAACAACTCACCAGGCCTGAGATGTGGGAGATTCATTACTTCAATTAGTCCTCGCGTTCTTCAAATATCAAATAGATCTCTTAATTGTTGAGAGAGTTGTCCAAACACGGTATATAAGACATACCCAATAAAACTTACAAGTAAACTGGATAAAGAGATAACGACTAAAGCCTAGTATAAACTAGTAGAGACCGGCGCGCCCTTGCGCGCCGTCAATAGAGAATGACGATGGTAAAAAGTAGTGTATAGGATGGTAATATATTTGCTAGTAAATTTGACATATGAGGAGATTATAGAAGGTAAATTTGGCTGTAGCATGCTGAAGCTAGGACACTACGGTCGACGTAATCATTAAAGAATAAACATGGAAGTATAGGGTATAGAAAAAAGTATTACAATCAGAGGAAGAGGTATGTaccaggagaaaaaaaaatcaagatacgGACATATAACAGTAACATAGGGTTTTGGAATGTTAGAATGAAAGTCTATCAGTACTACGGTTGGGAAGACAAGATGGTCGTCCCAATATCGTGATAGACAAACAGAATCGGCGTTGTATTTTTGCAATGCTAGATAGCAGAATGAAAGACACGTTAGTATATTATACGGAAAGGTTTAGTAACGTAAGAATATACACCAAAAGAACCCATCGGAAAGTGAGCAGGTAGAAACAGTAGCGAGCGATTAAAGCAGGATTCATTCACTTAGTCGACAATCAAAATATGCAAAGTGTAGCAAAGTGACAGTGAATCATATTATAGAAACAGCAGGCTACGTAACCAGGATCCTAATCGTTACAGTAGTTATATATACAAAGGCTGAGGGTGAACAGTTTTCAGGTTAGAGCCATGTTTACATCAAAATGATGGTGCTGGCCATTAACTTCATATTTACAACCAGGATGCCAACAGGCTATATTTCTGAGCTGGATGGTCCTGCGCTAGTGATATTAACACCAAAAAAGAACAACCGGCACCTGTTAAAGTGGAAATAATGATAGAGAATGAATAAGAAAGAAAGGAATAAAGTAAAATAGCCGAGAGTAATAGCAGCAACAAAGACATGTTAATGACGTTAGTAAAGAAGTTGAAATCAAAATTACCtgatgtttgttttttttctttaggaAAACAAGTAAGATTGCCTAGGCTGAATCAGCGCCACCATCAGCATCGGAACCACCATCACCATCGGAACCAGTGAGAGACCTGTGGGTCGAAGTAAAGCAGGAACCTAATGTGAGAGAT includes:
- the LOC133929514 gene encoding AAA-ATPase At3g50940-like, producing the protein MASNDKAMESYKKAITTAASVAASLMLVRSVVNELVPYEVRAMLFSGFGYLRSHMSSQNTIIIEKKNDGFTNNHIYNAVKTYLATRINTNTQQRLRVSSMDENDKMMVSMAEGEEMTDVYDGMEFKWCLICHDNSSDSNNNGSQHEVRSFEVSFHKKHKEKALQSYLPFILATAKAIKDQERTLRIFMTEYSEWSPIDLHHPSTFDTLAMDQKLKQSIIDDLNRFIKRKDYYKRIGKAWKRGYLLYGPPGTGKSSLIAAMANHLRFDIYDLELAEVRSNSDLRRLLVGQSNRSILVVEDIDCTIELKQREEGEAHDKSNSTQENKGEEKITLSGLLNFVDGLWSTSGEERIIVFTTNYKERLDPALLRPGRMDMHINMGYCTPESFRILANNYHSIDYHVTYPEIEKLIKEVTVTPAEVAEVLMRNDDTNVALHDLVDLLKSKMKDANVMKTEHADANTQLDEKKDDRDSVEK